One window from the genome of Bactrocera oleae isolate idBacOlea1 unplaced genomic scaffold, idBacOlea1 ctg00000010.1, whole genome shotgun sequence encodes:
- the LOC138858514 gene encoding uncharacterized protein, whose product MPPPRRRRVKSLAGSEESGPSTITVDTSGDEMVGPPVRSPPRQKARLGSAGETGGEEGGSGSCSGCGKGDTAEKAAVHPAKSGEGEVRVTSAYVGAQKSGTAEVGLVRGDEGATKTGAKKASASKGSVGRGFQPGVPEVRREDGQSSLEGGP is encoded by the exons atgcctccaccacggaggaggagggttaagtcCCTCGCTGGGAGCGAAGAGTCGGGGCCATCAACCATTACGGTCGACACTTCGGGAGACGAGATGGTGGGGCCACCGGTAAGGTCCCCGCCTCGGCAgaaggcgcgtttggggtcTGCGGGTGAAACGGGGGGTGAAGAGGGCGGGAGCGGTAGTTGTAGCGGATGCGGTAAaggtgacaccgctgaaaaagcggctgttcaccccgcaaagtcgggcgagggcgAAGTGCGTGTTACGAGCGCTTATGTGGGCGCGCAGAAATCGGGCACTGCAGAAGTTGGTCTCGTGCGTGGTGACGAGGGCGCGACAAAAACGGGCGCAAAGAAGGCGAGCGCGAGTAAGGGTAGTGTGGGCAGAG gatttcagcccggcgtccctGAGGTCAGAcgtgaggatggtcagtcgtccctggaaggtggcccctga